A stretch of Brevundimonas naejangsanensis DNA encodes these proteins:
- a CDS encoding VOC family protein, with product MKIVTSLSFQGQCREALEFYAKVLGGKVTAAFPFGDGPPDMPVDPKYKDWLMHGWLEVGDQAIMGADMPPEFAPNIDKPKNGFDVAYHTDDVAKGKAVFDALAEGGKVVMPFAETFWSPGYGSLIDRFGIPWMVNTMPAQAWKPGG from the coding sequence ATGAAGATCGTCACCAGTCTGAGCTTCCAGGGCCAGTGCCGCGAGGCGCTGGAGTTCTATGCCAAGGTGTTGGGCGGCAAGGTCACAGCGGCCTTTCCCTTCGGCGACGGCCCGCCCGACATGCCAGTCGATCCCAAATACAAGGACTGGCTGATGCACGGCTGGCTGGAGGTCGGCGACCAGGCGATCATGGGGGCCGATATGCCGCCCGAGTTCGCGCCCAACATCGACAAGCCCAAGAACGGCTTCGACGTCGCCTATCACACTGACGACGTGGCCAAGGGCAAGGCGGTGTTCGACGCCCTGGCCGAGGGCGGCAAGGTGGTCATGCCCTTCGCCGAGACCTTCTGGTCGCCGGGCTACGGCAGCCTGATCGACCGTTTCGGCATCCCCTGGATGGTCAACACCATGCCGGCCCAGGCCTGGAAGCCCGGCGGTTGA